One genomic segment of Cellulophaga sp. HaHaR_3_176 includes these proteins:
- a CDS encoding glycoside hydrolase family 65 protein, producing MNQDYIKENPWSIIEEGFDSENVKSSESLFSIGNGAMGQRANFEETYSGNTFQGSYIAGVYYPDKTRVGWWKNGYPEYFAKVLNAPSWIGIKIQISGEVLDLNTCKSISNYKRELNMKEGWYQRSFNTILQNDIEIQVKATRFLSLNINEIGAIKYQVILVNADAEILFEPFLDSSIQNEDSNWDDKFWNTTSISSDGNQAFIEAHTMKTEFATCTFMQSQVLYNNKILDKNPSEVKEELVIKHQYTQKVKKGETIALYKFGGYTVDRNHDKGDLLKAAKTVLKKTTDLGFDALLEKQKLAWAKIWEMSDITIDGDVKAQQGIRFNIFQLNQTYLGTDSRLNIGPKGFTGEKYGGSTYWDTEAYCIPFYMATKDRNVARNLLEYRYNHLEKAIENAQKLGFSNGAALYPMVTMNGEECHNEWEITFEEIHRNGAIAFAIYNYYRYTGDYTYIPEMGLEVLIGISRFWHQRATFSTQKDKYVILGVTGPNEYENNVNNNWYTNYLAKWCINYTLEELDKVKDGYSEDYDRIVGAAKLSDIETDDWKKVADGMYFPYSKEHDVFLQQDGFLDKELITVADLPKLDRPINQKWSWDRILRSPYIKQADTLQGFYLFEDHFSIDELEKHFDFYEPFTVHESSLSPCVHSIQAAKLNRMEQAYEFYLRTSRLDLDDYNKEVEEGLHITSMAGTWMSIVEGFGGMRIVDDKLSFTPKIPKQWSAYSFKINFRDRILKVIVSQNETKFELEGKDETSIRVHGKRVVISPNNTVSISN from the coding sequence TTTCGAAGAAACATATAGTGGCAATACTTTTCAAGGTAGTTATATAGCAGGTGTATATTACCCTGATAAAACTCGTGTTGGTTGGTGGAAAAATGGATATCCCGAGTATTTTGCTAAAGTTTTAAATGCACCGAGCTGGATTGGGATTAAGATACAGATAAGTGGAGAAGTTTTAGATTTAAACACCTGTAAATCAATTTCTAATTATAAACGAGAATTGAATATGAAAGAGGGTTGGTATCAACGTTCTTTTAATACAATTTTACAAAATGATATTGAAATACAAGTAAAAGCTACGCGATTTTTGAGTTTAAATATTAATGAGATTGGAGCCATTAAATATCAAGTAATTCTTGTAAATGCGGATGCAGAAATACTTTTTGAGCCCTTTTTAGATAGTAGTATTCAGAATGAAGATAGCAACTGGGATGATAAATTCTGGAATACAACTTCAATTTCATCAGATGGTAATCAAGCATTCATTGAAGCTCATACCATGAAAACCGAATTTGCGACATGTACGTTTATGCAATCGCAGGTGTTGTATAACAATAAAATTTTAGATAAAAACCCTTCAGAGGTAAAAGAAGAATTAGTAATAAAACATCAATATACTCAAAAAGTAAAAAAGGGAGAAACCATTGCACTTTATAAATTTGGAGGTTATACTGTTGATAGAAATCATGATAAAGGAGATTTACTAAAAGCAGCTAAAACAGTTTTGAAAAAAACGACAGATTTAGGTTTTGATGCTTTACTTGAAAAGCAAAAATTAGCTTGGGCTAAAATTTGGGAAATGAGTGATATTACAATTGATGGTGATGTAAAAGCTCAACAAGGTATTCGCTTTAATATCTTTCAATTAAATCAAACATATTTAGGTACAGATTCACGTTTAAATATAGGGCCAAAAGGTTTTACTGGTGAAAAATACGGAGGTAGTACTTATTGGGATACTGAAGCATACTGTATACCATTTTACATGGCAACTAAAGATAGAAATGTTGCTCGTAACCTTTTAGAGTATAGATATAATCATTTAGAGAAAGCAATTGAGAATGCTCAAAAATTAGGTTTTTCTAACGGGGCAGCATTGTACCCAATGGTAACCATGAACGGAGAAGAATGCCATAACGAATGGGAAATTACTTTTGAAGAAATTCATAGAAATGGAGCAATAGCTTTTGCGATTTATAATTACTATCGTTACACAGGTGATTATACATACATCCCAGAAATGGGTCTTGAGGTTTTAATTGGTATTTCACGATTTTGGCATCAAAGAGCTACATTTTCAACCCAAAAGGATAAATATGTAATATTAGGAGTAACTGGCCCTAATGAATATGAGAATAATGTAAATAATAATTGGTATACTAATTACTTAGCTAAATGGTGTATTAACTATACTTTAGAGGAGCTTGATAAGGTAAAAGATGGCTATTCTGAAGATTATGATAGAATTGTAGGTGCTGCTAAACTTTCAGACATTGAAACCGATGATTGGAAAAAAGTAGCAGACGGTATGTATTTTCCATATTCAAAAGAGCATGATGTGTTTTTACAGCAAGATGGTTTTTTAGATAAAGAATTAATAACCGTAGCAGATCTTCCTAAGTTAGATAGGCCTATAAATCAAAAATGGAGTTGGGACCGTATTTTAAGATCACCATATATAAAACAGGCAGATACTTTACAGGGTTTTTATCTTTTTGAAGATCATTTTAGTATTGATGAGCTTGAAAAACATTTTGATTTTTATGAGCCATTTACAGTTCATGAATCTTCATTATCACCATGTGTGCATAGTATTCAAGCAGCAAAGTTAAATAGAATGGAACAAGCGTATGAATTCTATTTACGAACATCAAGGTTAGATTTAGATGATTATAATAAAGAAGTAGAGGAAGGACTTCATATAACATCAATGGCAGGCACTTGGATGAGTATTGTTGAAGGTTTTGGGGGTATGCGTATTGTAGATGATAAGTTATCTTTTACACCTAAAATTCCAAAACAATGGAGTGCATATTCGTTTAAAATTAACTTTAGAGATAGAATTTTAAAAGTTATTGTTTCTCAAAACGAAACTAAATTTGAGTTAGAAGGTAAAGACGAAACTTCTATACGTGTACATGGTAAGCGCGTTGTAATCTCACCGAACAATACAGTTTCTATTTCTAATTAG